From the Lampris incognitus isolate fLamInc1 chromosome 6, fLamInc1.hap2, whole genome shotgun sequence genome, one window contains:
- the pdcd2l gene encoding programmed cell death protein 2-like → MAASSGESALIGLCDGEVDSRKYPSCSLTNKVGDLPDIPPGISWQHPRCSVCRAPLSHVVQVYCPLAASAFHRSLHLFACSSALCNGRTESWKVFRTQCLETEMKAASTPQPPRDTQTKQVTMATTDWCDGADDWGMESDDGGGVLYDKKPAVVNEDAVEPEMEGTTTNSSLDVSTRLQDLSLTGAEDTQQVVPIFRPFYISVVDESDLGGEADLEHAQELLREYEEREGVEVSELENVGGGGEGGEEKYEKTKARHGDAIFSRFMKTISLCPEQILRYCWSGKPLFISEPPSNMAKMVPVCSICGSSRTFEFQLMPALVNLLQSKDSNSEMVLEFGTVLVYTCRRSCWTTGSTSPLEEFVFVQADPDQQLFK, encoded by the coding sequence ATGGCTGCGTCCAGCGGGGAGTCGGCCCTCATAGGGTTGTGTGATGGGGAGGTTGACTCGAGGAAGTATCCGTCGTGTTCTTTAACAAACAAAGTCGGAGATCTGCCGGATATCCCTCCAGGTATATCTTGGCAGCATCCTCGTTGTAGTGTTTGCCGTGCTCCCTTATCCCATGTGGTACAAGTGTACTGTCCACTAGCGGCGTCTGCCTTTCACAGAAGCCTACATTTATTTGCCTGCTCTTCTGCTCTGTGCAATGGAAGAACGGAGAGCTGGAAGGTTTTTCGTACTCAGTGTCTGGAGACAGAGATGAAAGCAGCCTCGACGCCACAGCCACCCAGAGACACCCAGACTAAACAGGTTACTATGGCAACTACGGACTGGTGTGATGGTGCTGATGACTGGGGCATGGAAAGTGATGATGGAGGGGGAGTTTTGTATGACAAAAAGCCAGCTGTAGTTAATGAGGATGCAGTTGAACCCGAGATGGAGGGTACCACCACCAACTCCAGTTTGGATGTCAGCACCAGGCTTCAGGATCTTAGTCTGACAGGAGCAGAGGACACTCAGCAGGTCGTTCCAATCTTCCGTCCATTCTACATTAGTGTGGTGGACGAATCGGATCTTGGTGGGGAAGCTGACTTGGAGCACGCTCAGGAGCTGCTCAGAGAgtatgaggagagagagggtgtggaggtgtcggagctggagaacgtgggagggggaggagaaggaggggaGGAGAAGTACGAGAAGACCAAAGCTAGGCACGGAGATGCCATCTTCTCCAGGTTCATGAAGACAATTTCACTGTGTCCGGAGCAGATCCTCCGCTATTGCTGGAGTGGAAAACCTCTCTTCATCTCCGAGCCGCCATCTAACATGGCAAAGATGGTTCCAGTATGTAGTATCTGTGGAAGTAGCAGGACTTTTGAATTTCAGCTAATGCCTGCTCTGGTCAATCTGTTGCAGAGCAAGGACTCCAACTCAGAGATGGTCCTGGAGTTTGGAACTGTGCTGGTGTACACCTGCAGGAGGAGCTGCTGGACCACTGGCTCTACCTCACCTTTAGAAGAGTTTGTTTTTGTCCAAGCTGATCCTGACCAACAGCTGTTTAAATGA